In one window of Methanobrevibacter millerae DNA:
- a CDS encoding helicase HerA-like domain-containing protein: MTVGYCVGEISLSELTFISDKMPQVGEYVTVEYDGKKVLGMVESLVRGNDALNIDLHDVDAIQTISRIGGNDYYIKGKVKLLGDVDDKLRLPRTPALPGTPIKLADKEILDKVFKVKNPIKLGTLVNQEDVEVNVEANPMLNRHLAILAMTGAGKSNTVAVLMDQLLAYSVPIFVFDMHGEYRDAEFPNGNVNVIAPKINPTYMSFAEIKRLVNISGNAYIQERYFRKAFHHVKREIDSGTERDHKFLDAMYDYLAVLASEEGSDKQIIDVMNKIDDAKDKYSNLFDNNKGNILTGIKIGHVNVLDLSQSDEYVAEVLVSHIMRNALRRRKNAVHGNTGDTLDHPVFFVIEEAHILAPNRRDSQSKHWIQRVAREGRKFGLGLCLVSQSPKTVDHDALSQMNNMIILRLVEPEDQRHVQSASESLSRDLIEQLPSLNVGEAIVLGLMSKVPTLVKIDEFKGRRTGGDLDIIGEFKNYREAEEAEIRRQEQESLDLGYDY; this comes from the coding sequence ATGACGGTAGGTTACTGCGTAGGAGAAATTTCATTATCGGAATTAACGTTCATTTCAGACAAGATGCCGCAGGTCGGCGAATACGTGACTGTCGAATATGACGGCAAAAAGGTTTTGGGAATGGTTGAAAGTTTGGTTCGAGGAAACGATGCTTTAAACATCGATTTGCATGATGTTGACGCAATTCAAACGATTTCCCGAATCGGAGGAAACGACTATTACATTAAGGGAAAGGTAAAGCTTTTGGGAGACGTTGACGATAAATTAAGGCTTCCGAGAACCCCTGCCCTGCCAGGAACTCCAATCAAGCTGGCAGATAAGGAGATTCTGGATAAGGTTTTCAAGGTTAAAAACCCTATCAAATTAGGTACTCTTGTCAATCAGGAAGACGTCGAAGTCAATGTGGAGGCAAACCCGATGCTCAACAGGCATTTGGCTATTTTGGCCATGACCGGTGCAGGAAAATCCAACACTGTGGCGGTACTGATGGATCAGCTGTTGGCCTATAGCGTGCCTATTTTCGTTTTTGACATGCACGGCGAATACCGGGATGCAGAGTTTCCAAACGGTAATGTTAATGTAATAGCTCCTAAAATCAATCCGACTTACATGTCATTTGCGGAAATTAAAAGACTGGTCAACATTTCAGGAAATGCATATATTCAGGAGAGATACTTCAGGAAAGCTTTCCATCATGTCAAAAGGGAGATTGACAGTGGTACCGAAAGGGATCATAAGTTTCTGGATGCGATGTATGATTATCTGGCTGTTCTGGCCAGTGAAGAGGGCTCAGACAAGCAGATTATCGATGTGATGAATAAAATTGATGATGCAAAAGACAAATACAGCAATCTCTTTGACAATAACAAGGGCAATATTTTAACCGGCATTAAGATAGGCCACGTTAATGTCCTTGATTTAAGCCAAAGCGATGAATATGTAGCAGAAGTGCTTGTAAGCCACATTATGAGAAACGCTCTTCGAAGAAGAAAAAATGCCGTTCACGGAAATACTGGCGATACCTTAGACCACCCTGTATTTTTCGTCATTGAGGAAGCCCATATCCTGGCTCCGAACAGAAGGGATTCACAGTCAAAGCATTGGATTCAAAGGGTTGCAAGGGAAGGACGTAAATTCGGTCTGGGACTCTGTCTGGTAAGCCAGTCCCCTAAAACCGTTGACCATGACGCCCTGTCACAGATGAACAATATGATAATACTGAGGCTTGTCGAACCTGAAGACCAAAGGCACGTACAATCAGCTTCAGAAAGCCTATCAAGGGATTTGATTGAACAGTTGCCTTCACTTAATGTCGGTGAAGCCATTGTTCTAGGTTTAATGAGCAAAGTGCCTACATTAGTTAAAATAGACGAGTTTAAAGGTCGCCGTACCGGTGGTGATTTGGACATAATCGGAGAGTTTAAAAACTATCGGGAAGCTGAAGAAGCAGAAATTAGACGTCAGGAGCAGGAGAGCCTTGATTTGGGTTACGATTACTAG
- a CDS encoding DNA double-strand break repair nuclease NurA encodes MLKSLYYKALNNKRYLKPEPEKQDKSFLDGKWFDKPFAKSKKDFCIAAGDGSFNIKKFLMFNYCPVSAEALIYDNELDSIEQSEIFEIDHVPFIKELVPNYMSIFELKCCLKAISEYDVDYYLFDGSIFGDLQNHYPKGAKQPADIKEKLNGGVLKMFIDDINDLSSLDLSFPEIKNKVFVHASDEMDDVYDLYLSSIEKLLVLGEILKKNKKLISISKSSSSNDLFHYKAPDIGILDQFTQKQGISKIIYKKVEDSIAVPFPVANDFFNKLWFTIFYVRLEENKSVLKIELPYYAEEDEIAEIIEIIKRDGAGGYPYLLNKAHNNVVITNSNVEELLKISRIYETTNREQLR; translated from the coding sequence ATGTTAAAATCACTATATTATAAGGCTCTCAACAATAAGCGATATCTCAAGCCGGAGCCGGAAAAGCAGGACAAATCATTTTTGGACGGAAAATGGTTTGACAAGCCCTTTGCCAAAAGCAAAAAGGACTTCTGCATTGCAGCAGGTGACGGAAGCTTCAACATTAAAAAATTCCTCATGTTCAATTATTGTCCTGTAAGTGCGGAGGCTTTAATTTACGATAACGAGCTGGATTCAATCGAGCAGTCAGAGATTTTCGAAATTGACCATGTGCCTTTCATAAAGGAACTGGTTCCAAATTACATGTCCATATTCGAGCTTAAATGCTGCCTTAAGGCAATCAGCGAATATGACGTTGATTATTATCTTTTTGACGGATCCATTTTCGGGGATTTGCAGAACCATTATCCAAAAGGCGCAAAGCAGCCTGCCGACATTAAGGAGAAATTAAACGGCGGCGTTTTGAAAATGTTTATAGACGACATCAACGATTTGTCAAGTCTGGATTTGTCATTTCCCGAAATAAAAAACAAGGTCTTTGTCCACGCATCCGATGAAATGGATGACGTTTATGACTTGTATTTATCTTCAATCGAAAAGCTATTGGTTTTAGGCGAAATCCTTAAGAAAAACAAAAAGCTGATTTCGATTTCCAAGTCATCCTCAAGCAATGATTTGTTTCACTACAAGGCTCCGGACATCGGCATTTTAGACCAGTTCACGCAAAAGCAGGGAATTTCAAAAATCATCTATAAGAAAGTGGAAGATTCCATTGCGGTTCCCTTCCCTGTAGCCAATGACTTTTTCAATAAGTTATGGTTTACAATCTTTTATGTGAGGCTGGAGGAAAACAAGAGCGTTTTAAAGATTGAGCTTCCTTACTATGCCGAAGAGGATGAAATAGCTGAAATAATTGAAATCATAAAAAGAGACGGGGCAGGAGGATATCCGTATCTGCTTAACAAGGCACATAATAATGTTGTAATAACGAACAGTAATGTTGAAGAACTTTTAAAAATCAGTAGAATTTATGAAACCACAAACAGGGAACAATTAAGGTGA
- a CDS encoding geranylgeranylglyceryl/heptaprenylglyceryl phosphate synthase produces MKDVEAYIKNILKERKVHFTLIDPDEQTPEEALNIATEAIEGGTDGIMIGGSTVDNVGVDETCKILSENIAVPIIIFPGNTSSVSKYADAIFFMSYLNSNNPYWIIGAQALASPAVKKSGLEILPMGYMVAEPGGTVGWVGEAKLVPRNKPKIPAVYAMASEFLGMRFFYIEAGSGADQPIPPEMVAYTKRATDDMIVVVGGGIRDAKAAYTAAKAGGDIIVTGTVVEETTDVKAKIQELTGAIKKASIE; encoded by the coding sequence ATGAAAGATGTTGAAGCATATATTAAAAATATATTAAAAGAAAGGAAAGTTCATTTCACTTTAATCGATCCCGATGAACAGACCCCTGAAGAAGCTTTGAATATCGCAACTGAAGCTATTGAGGGTGGAACTGACGGTATTATGATTGGTGGATCAACTGTTGATAATGTTGGCGTTGACGAAACCTGTAAAATACTCTCTGAAAACATAGCTGTTCCAATAATCATATTTCCAGGAAATACTAGTAGCGTAAGTAAATATGCTGATGCAATATTTTTTATGAGTTATCTTAATTCCAATAATCCTTATTGGATAATTGGCGCACAAGCTCTTGCTTCCCCTGCTGTTAAGAAATCTGGCCTTGAAATATTGCCTATGGGTTATATGGTTGCAGAACCTGGCGGAACTGTAGGCTGGGTTGGAGAAGCAAAACTGGTACCTAGAAACAAGCCTAAAATCCCTGCCGTTTATGCAATGGCATCAGAATTTTTGGGAATGAGATTCTTCTATATCGAAGCCGGTTCCGGTGCGGATCAGCCTATTCCTCCTGAAATGGTTGCATACACCAAAAGGGCTACCGATGACATGATTGTAGTTGTCGGCGGAGGTATTCGTGATGCAAAAGCAGCATACACTGCAGCCAAAGCAGGCGGAGATATTATCGTCACAGGTACTGTTGTAGAAGAAACCACAGACGTTAAAGCTAAAATTCAAGAGTTAACTGGAGCTATTAAAAAGGCTTCAATCGAGTAG
- a CDS encoding 50S ribosomal protein L40e encodes MARFEEAENRMFNIKICLKCNARNPAGATTCRKCGYKGLRYKAKEPRG; translated from the coding sequence ATGGCAAGATTTGAAGAAGCAGAAAACAGAATGTTTAATATTAAAATCTGCTTAAAATGTAACGCTCGTAACCCTGCTGGTGCAACAACTTGTAGAAAATGTGGTTACAAAGGCTTAAGATACAAAGCCAAAGAACCAAGAGGATAG
- a CDS encoding DUF367 family protein, with translation MRITVFHADECDRKKCTAIKMERLGKCRLVHSINRIPGGAIVLNPYAEKAVSYEDYKYVQRRGIVGLDCSWNEVSRSKKFFSLSKYHRSLPFLIATNPVNYGKACILSTVEAVAATLYITRFKDEARDLMDGFKWGHTFLELNHELLEAYSEADTSSEVVKIQNDFLESKNSE, from the coding sequence ATGAGAATTACGGTTTTTCATGCGGATGAGTGCGACAGAAAGAAATGCACCGCAATCAAGATGGAAAGGCTTGGAAAGTGCAGGCTGGTTCACAGCATAAACAGGATTCCTGGCGGTGCTATAGTACTTAATCCATATGCTGAAAAGGCCGTTTCATATGAGGACTACAAATATGTTCAAAGAAGGGGAATTGTTGGACTTGACTGCTCATGGAATGAGGTGTCACGTTCCAAGAAATTCTTCTCCCTATCCAAATACCACAGATCCCTTCCATTTTTAATCGCAACGAATCCGGTTAACTATGGAAAAGCATGTATTTTATCAACCGTTGAGGCTGTAGCCGCCACATTATATATAACCCGCTTTAAGGACGAGGCCAGGGATTTGATGGACGGCTTTAAGTGGGGTCACACATTTCTTGAGCTTAACCATGAGCTACTTGAAGCGTACTCCGAGGCCGATACAAGCTCTGAGGTCGTTAAAATACAGAACGATTTTCTCGAATCCAAAAATTCAGAGTGA
- a CDS encoding nicotinamide-nucleotide adenylyltransferase: protein MDNKVRGILIGRMQPIHKGHMQVIKKILEEVDEIIICIGSAQLSHELKNPFTAGERVVMVAQALAEEKIDPSKYYIIPLEDINYNAIWTAHVKMMTPPFSIVYSGNSLVKQLFSEEGYEVRNPPLYDRLNLSGSEVRRRILADENWQELVNQSTVDVMEEIDGVLRLKNLSVKEISDI from the coding sequence ATGGATAATAAAGTTCGCGGAATTTTAATCGGCAGGATGCAGCCTATCCACAAAGGCCACATGCAAGTTATTAAAAAGATTTTAGAGGAAGTTGACGAAATCATTATCTGCATAGGAAGCGCTCAGCTAAGTCATGAATTGAAAAATCCATTTACTGCCGGCGAGCGTGTTGTTATGGTTGCGCAGGCTCTTGCGGAAGAAAAAATCGATCCGAGCAAATATTATATTATTCCTCTGGAAGACATTAACTATAATGCTATCTGGACCGCTCATGTAAAAATGATGACTCCTCCATTTTCAATCGTTTATTCGGGAAATTCATTGGTTAAGCAACTCTTCTCGGAAGAGGGCTATGAGGTTAGAAATCCACCGTTATACGACAGACTCAACCTATCAGGCAGTGAAGTGAGAAGAAGAATCCTGGCTGATGAAAACTGGCAGGAACTTGTAAACCAGTCCACTGTTGATGTCATGGAAGAAATCGATGGTGTCTTAAGGCTTAAAAATTTATCTGTAAAGGAAATCAGTGACATATAA
- a CDS encoding molybdenum cofactor biosynthesis protein MoaE — protein sequence MVVKVIEGKEDKVTMPDLLADLKKNSKVDYCGAIFSFEGIVRGKEENMDLEKLILTTPDKEKTLKEIEAIVENAKIKYNVAEISVVHYLGEFYTGDSLFLVAVLGGHRGESLDALKEVIENVKFDVEFKKEEISKQGTKTILAGG from the coding sequence ATGGTTGTTAAAGTTATAGAAGGTAAAGAAGACAAGGTAACAATGCCTGATTTACTCGCAGATTTAAAGAAGAATTCTAAAGTTGATTATTGCGGAGCTATTTTCTCTTTTGAAGGAATAGTACGTGGAAAAGAAGAAAATATGGATTTGGAAAAACTCATATTGACCACACCTGACAAGGAAAAGACATTAAAAGAGATTGAAGCCATCGTTGAAAACGCAAAAATCAAATACAACGTCGCTGAAATATCCGTTGTCCACTATCTTGGAGAATTCTACACCGGAGACAGCCTCTTTTTGGTTGCTGTTTTAGGTGGTCACAGGGGAGAAAGCCTGGACGCTTTAAAAGAAGTTATTGAAAATGTTAAATTCGACGTTGAATTTAAAAAAGAAGAGATTTCCAAACAGGGAACTAAAACAATCCTGGCAGGAGGATAA
- a CDS encoding TOBE domain-containing protein yields MELSARNQLKGKVANVDLGAVMANIKIEVTEPGVITAVITKESAERLGLAEGDDVVALIKSTEVIIGK; encoded by the coding sequence ATGGAACTTAGTGCAAGGAATCAGTTAAAAGGTAAAGTAGCTAATGTCGATTTAGGTGCTGTAATGGCAAATATCAAAATCGAAGTGACCGAACCGGGCGTTATCACCGCAGTTATTACTAAGGAATCTGCTGAAAGGTTAGGTTTAGCTGAAGGCGATGATGTAGTAGCTTTAATTAAATCTACTGAAGTCATTATAGGAAAATAA
- a CDS encoding TOBE domain-containing protein, with translation MELSARNQLKGKVTNVELGAVMANIKIEVTEPGVITAAITKESAERLGLAEGDDVVALIKSTEVIVGK, from the coding sequence ATGGAACTTAGTGCAAGAAATCAATTGAAAGGAAAAGTAACAAATGTCGAATTAGGTGCTGTAATGGCTAACATTAAAATTGAAGTGACCGAACCTGGTGTTATCACTGCTGCAATTACTAAAGAGTCTGCTGAAAGGTTAGGTTTAGCTGAAGGCGATGATGTAGTAGCTTTAATTAAATCTACTGAAGTTATTGTAGGTAAATAG
- a CDS encoding TOBE domain-containing protein — protein MELSARNQLKGKVANVDLGAVMANIKIEVTEPSVITAVITKESAERLGLAEGDDVVALIKSTEVIIGK, from the coding sequence ATGGAACTTAGTGCAAGAAATCAATTAAAAGGTAAAGTAGCTAATGTCGATTTAGGTGCTGTAATGGCAAATATCAAAATCGAAGTGACCGAACCTTCAGTTATTACTGCTGTTATTACTAAGGAATCTGCTGAAAGGTTAGGTTTAGCTGAAGGCGATGATGTAGTAGCTTTAATTAAATCTACTGAAGTTATTATAGGTAAATAG
- the tsaA gene encoding tRNA (N6-threonylcarbamoyladenosine(37)-N6)-methyltransferase TrmO, whose translation MKVELESIGTIHTEFTEIEGMPIQPTGAKGVKGELVIKDKYVDGLKDLEDFSHINILYLLHKVEGYLLEVKPFMDNDTHGVFATRSPKRPNRIGSSVVKIDKVEGNTVYVSNIDVLDETPLLDIKPYVPQLYEDTIDELKIGWFETKHNKAKSQKSDDRFK comes from the coding sequence ATGAAAGTAGAACTTGAATCAATCGGAACAATTCATACAGAATTTACAGAAATTGAGGGAATGCCCATCCAGCCAACAGGAGCTAAAGGTGTTAAGGGCGAATTAGTAATAAAAGACAAATATGTTGACGGCTTAAAGGATTTGGAAGATTTTTCACACATCAATATATTGTATTTGCTTCATAAGGTCGAAGGCTACTTGCTTGAAGTGAAACCATTCATGGATAACGATACGCATGGAGTTTTCGCAACAAGATCACCGAAAAGGCCAAATAGAATCGGCTCATCCGTTGTCAAAATAGATAAGGTTGAAGGAAATACCGTATACGTATCAAATATCGACGTACTGGACGAAACACCACTTCTGGATATAAAACCTTATGTACCTCAATTATACGAAGATACCATAGATGAATTAAAAATAGGATGGTTTGAAACAAAACACAATAAGGCAAAATCCCAAAAATCAGATGACAGATTTAAATAG
- a CDS encoding M42 family metallopeptidase has translation MMQLMRELSLAPGVSGSEEEIAKIIERELKDVADSIERDSMGNLIATKKGAKKAPTVMLASHMDEIGLMVRYIDDKGFIKFSNIGGINDQMLMNQTVTIHSSVGEPVVGVIGSKPPHVTKPEEKNKVVKADDMFIDIGAKDKEDAEKMVRIGDKMTFNALFEEYPNNLIMGKALDNRVGCYVMIEVLKRVDTRATVYGVGTVQEEVGLKGAKTSSFKLNPDLAIALDVTLSGDHPGIKPEEAPVVMGKGPAIILADASGRGILTQQSVKDLLINAGDENDIDYQLEVSDGGTTDGTAIHLTREGIPTGVLSVPTRYIHTPVSVCSMDDIESTIQLIVAAINGL, from the coding sequence AAAGGATGTAGCTGACTCCATTGAAAGGGACAGTATGGGAAACTTGATAGCCACTAAAAAAGGTGCAAAAAAAGCCCCTACTGTTATGTTGGCTTCACATATGGATGAAATTGGTTTAATGGTCAGATATATTGATGATAAAGGTTTTATCAAATTCTCAAATATCGGTGGAATTAATGATCAGATGCTGATGAATCAAACCGTAACCATCCACAGCAGCGTAGGAGAGCCTGTGGTCGGCGTTATCGGTTCAAAGCCACCTCACGTTACCAAGCCTGAAGAGAAAAACAAGGTTGTCAAAGCCGATGACATGTTCATTGACATCGGTGCAAAGGACAAGGAAGATGCGGAAAAGATGGTTCGTATCGGGGACAAGATGACCTTCAACGCATTATTCGAGGAATATCCTAATAACTTGATTATGGGTAAGGCTCTGGATAACCGTGTTGGCTGTTATGTAATGATTGAAGTCCTCAAAAGGGTAGACACCAGAGCTACAGTTTACGGTGTCGGTACCGTACAGGAAGAAGTCGGCCTTAAAGGAGCTAAAACATCTTCATTTAAATTGAATCCTGACTTGGCCATCGCCCTTGACGTTACCTTATCAGGTGACCATCCTGGAATCAAGCCTGAAGAGGCACCTGTTGTAATGGGAAAAGGTCCGGCAATCATTTTGGCTGATGCAAGCGGACGTGGAATACTCACCCAACAGTCCGTTAAAGATTTGCTCATTAATGCAGGGGACGAAAATGACATTGACTACCAGCTTGAAGTCAGTGACGGCGGAACCACCGACGGTACAGCAATCCATCTGACCCGTGAAGGTATTCCTACCGGTGTTTTATCAGTTCCTACAAGATATATCCATACTCCTGTAAGCGTTTGCAGTATGGATGATATCGAATCAACAATTCAATTGATTGTTGCTGCCATTAATGGCTTATAA